Genomic segment of Candidatus Saccharimonadales bacterium:
CAGAATAACAAGCGAGATGCGTATGTACAGCTAGCGACTATCTATACCAACGCTTCGGACTATCGGACGGCTATTAGCTACTATCAGCAAGCAAACTCGATAGACAAGACACCACATCTAGATACAACTGAGGGCCTAGCTTATGCCTACCAGCAGATGGGAGATAAGACCCAGAGTATCCACTACTACAAGCAGGCTATCTCAATTCTTCAAGGCATGCATAATCCATATCTGCAGTCCGTTGTCCAGAATATGCAGTACCAGCTAAGCCAGTTACAAGGGGGTGCATGAAGAAATTTCTAACACATGCTGGCGTATTCGCTGTTGCTGTTTGTGGTTTCATTTTTATTATGGCTTCTCCGGCACACGCCAGTCAGACATGTCCAGGTGGTAACGTTGGGGGTGTTGCCGAATGCCATGGTTACTTTACGAACCGGGACTTGGAGCAGGGTGGAACGGTCTGTTGTTCCAACGTTATTGATAACGGAGGAGCTGGTTTAACCGCAGTTGATAACTTAACCAAGTTCGAGAACACCGAAAGCAACCTTCTCAACGGCGGCAACCAGCAGGATAGCGAAGGAGCAGCCTTTCATATCGATATGATGCTTGGTAAAGACTTTGACGATGCAGGGCTCGGCGACGTTAACCGAGGAGTAAACTACGCCAAAGCAAACTTTGGGACATGGAAGGCTCTTGTTGAGAACTACTGCACTTCATCAGTTGTCAACAATCGATGCACCGGTGTTGGTGGGCGAAAGGCCGACTTTAAACAACTTAAGACGTTCAGGGTACCCTTCGTTAACTCGCTCTATTCAAACTGGGTCTATGGTGATGACGCCTTCTTTACC
This window contains:
- a CDS encoding tetratricopeptide repeat protein, with amino-acid sequence MSGEEKSAEPDNGLVAKKSPWWFGLRSPWLYLMVVVILVVIGVGLIIYTKHQDNNNPKVQALPFNVVMQQSQSLTNISQYAAAETLLRNYLNTDPSQNNKRDAYVQLATIYTNASDYRTAISYYQQANSIDKTPHLDTTEGLAYAYQQMGDKTQSIHYYKQAISILQGMHNPYLQSVVQNMQYQLSQLQGGA